One Deinococcus grandis DNA window includes the following coding sequences:
- a CDS encoding lycopene cyclase family protein has product MPAPTEPAPTDALIVGAGPAALALAAELRARHHSVRIVAPHAPQAFPATYGAWLDDLPAWAQACAAHVWTDVRVYTGPQPTPLLRPYALLDNTRFLHALLDRAGPLAWTVGTVTHAAPGADGWTVHTREGHALTARFVVDAAGHTGSLRRPRHPGGAALQTAYGLTARFERPPSAPGAMVWMDYRAPHGPGETPTFLYAMHLGGDTYFVEETSLIARPAPTRAALRARLHERLRAQGTPPGEILHEEWVAFPMNTAAPDPHGPLAFGAAGGLVHPISGFQVAGALRAAPMVAHAAADALRAGRDPHAAAWAALWPPERRAAREVHLLGVQALLNLPPDQLAPFFRAFFALPPAAWHAFLDPDTPPGALARTMLRLFATLPNRTRLPLARAALATPGVSGRALRSAMNVPTASAHPVPVPARQAVGMSDDTRSENAVLNHEDLNQTETIQSGMQGATGNADANGLDPDVNLGERVEELRENLRPLTEQK; this is encoded by the coding sequence ATGCCCGCCCCCACCGAGCCCGCGCCCACCGACGCCCTGATCGTCGGCGCCGGGCCCGCCGCCCTGGCCCTGGCCGCCGAGTTGCGCGCCCGGCACCACAGCGTCCGGATCGTGGCGCCGCACGCGCCGCAGGCCTTCCCCGCCACGTACGGCGCGTGGCTGGACGACCTGCCCGCTTGGGCGCAGGCCTGCGCCGCGCACGTGTGGACGGACGTGCGGGTGTACACCGGCCCGCAGCCCACGCCGCTGCTGCGGCCCTACGCGCTGCTGGACAACACCCGGTTCCTGCACGCGCTGCTGGACCGCGCCGGACCCCTGGCCTGGACCGTGGGGACCGTCACGCACGCCGCGCCCGGCGCGGACGGCTGGACCGTGCACACCCGCGAGGGGCACGCCCTGACCGCCCGCTTCGTGGTGGACGCCGCCGGGCACACGGGCAGCCTGCGCCGCCCCCGGCACCCGGGCGGCGCGGCACTGCAGACCGCCTACGGCCTGACCGCCCGCTTCGAGCGGCCCCCCAGTGCACCCGGCGCGATGGTCTGGATGGACTACCGCGCCCCGCACGGCCCGGGCGAGACCCCCACCTTCCTGTACGCCATGCACCTGGGCGGCGACACGTACTTCGTGGAGGAGACCAGCCTGATCGCCCGCCCCGCCCCCACCCGCGCGGCCCTGCGCGCGCGGCTGCACGAGCGCCTGCGCGCCCAGGGCACCCCGCCCGGCGAGATCCTGCACGAGGAATGGGTGGCGTTCCCCATGAACACGGCCGCCCCCGACCCGCACGGTCCGCTGGCCTTCGGGGCCGCCGGGGGTCTGGTGCACCCCATCAGTGGCTTTCAGGTCGCGGGGGCCCTGCGCGCCGCGCCCATGGTGGCCCACGCCGCGGCGGACGCCTTGCGGGCCGGGCGCGACCCGCACGCGGCGGCCTGGGCGGCCCTGTGGCCCCCCGAGCGCCGCGCCGCGCGCGAGGTGCACCTGCTGGGCGTGCAGGCGCTGCTGAACCTGCCCCCGGATCAGCTCGCGCCGTTCTTCCGGGCGTTCTTCGCGCTGCCGCCCGCCGCGTGGCACGCGTTCCTCGACCCGGACACGCCGCCGGGCGCACTGGCCCGCACGATGCTGCGCCTGTTCGCCACGCTGCCGAACCGCACCCGGCTGCCGCTGGCCCGCGCGGCCCTCGCCACGCCGGGGGTCAGTGGGCGCGCGCTGCGCTCGGCCATGAACGTGCCTACAGCCTCCGCCCATCCGGTCCCGGTCCCGGCGCGGCAGGCTGTGGGCATGAGCGACGATACGCGCAGCGAGAACGCCGTCCTGAACCACGAGGACCTGAACCAGACCGAAACCATCCAGAGCGGCATGCAGGGCGCCACCGGGAACGCCGACGCGAACGGGCTCGACCCCGACGTGAACCTCGGCGAACGCGTGGAGGAACTGCGCGAGAACCTCCGCCCGCTGACCGAACAGAAATAA
- the sdaAB gene encoding L-serine ammonia-lyase, iron-sulfur-dependent subunit beta has protein sequence MSLLDMIGPVMIGPSSSHTAGACRLGLVAHHLLGEPPRVARIGLHASFAKTGRGHGTHLALIAGLLGMRPDDQRLPAAFEEAQAQGLTFEFHDSDLGDVHPNTALIEVSGDTQRVTVQGSSTGGGVILVTHVQGLGVNFSGASPTLILRYTDAVGMIARIATTIAADGVNIATLTCTRVARGGQALLAVELDQPLSAEAQAFLARWADVNWLRMLPKLMDG, from the coding sequence ATGTCCCTCCTCGACATGATCGGGCCCGTCATGATCGGCCCCAGCAGCAGCCATACCGCCGGGGCCTGCCGCCTGGGCCTGGTCGCGCACCACCTGCTGGGCGAACCGCCCCGCGTGGCCCGCATCGGCCTGCACGCCTCGTTCGCCAAGACCGGGCGCGGGCACGGCACGCACCTCGCGCTGATCGCGGGACTGCTGGGCATGCGGCCCGACGACCAGCGCCTGCCCGCCGCGTTCGAGGAAGCGCAGGCGCAGGGCCTGACCTTCGAGTTCCACGATTCGGACCTGGGCGACGTGCACCCCAACACCGCGCTGATCGAGGTGAGCGGCGACACGCAGCGGGTCACGGTGCAGGGCAGCAGCACGGGCGGCGGCGTGATCCTCGTCACGCACGTGCAGGGCCTGGGCGTGAACTTCAGCGGCGCGAGCCCCACCCTGATCCTGCGCTACACCGACGCGGTCGGCATGATCGCCCGCATCGCCACGACCATCGCGGCGGACGGCGTGAACATCGCCACGCTGACCTGCACGCGCGTGGCGCGCGGGGGGCAGGCGCTGCTGGCGGTGGAACTCGACCAGCCCCTGAGCGCCGAGGCGCAGGCCTTCCTGGCCCGCTGGGCGGACGTGAACTGGCTGCGGATGCTGCCGAAACTCATGGACGGCTGA
- a CDS encoding alpha/beta hydrolase: MTRTSPAPSRRSRVPRAALLGAGALLLMTALAACSRDGAQGTLNRVVSTAGLNVTSNVRYGPDVRNVMDVYAPQNARSAPVVLFIHGGSWENGDKDGHKFVGESLARAGYVTAVMSYRLAPANRYPSYVQDAAQALKVLREKVGALGGNPQNVFVMGHSAGGFNAVEVVDNARWLAEADVPVSAIRGVIGVAGPYSYDFRQFSSAKAFPVGATPDEVMPDRHVRADAPPHLLLVAENDDTVYPQNALNMEAALKGAGVPVTRTVLPKLNHITIIAAMARPLTFLGGTRQAVIDFIEAHRLP; encoded by the coding sequence ATGACCCGAACCTCTCCCGCCCCGTCCCGCCGTTCCCGTGTGCCGCGCGCCGCGCTGCTGGGGGCCGGCGCCCTGCTCCTCATGACGGCGCTGGCCGCCTGCTCCCGCGACGGCGCGCAGGGCACCCTGAACCGCGTGGTCTCCACCGCCGGCCTGAACGTGACGAGCAACGTCCGCTACGGCCCGGACGTCCGCAACGTCATGGACGTGTACGCCCCGCAGAACGCCCGCAGCGCCCCGGTCGTGCTGTTCATCCACGGTGGCAGCTGGGAAAACGGCGACAAGGACGGCCACAAGTTCGTCGGGGAGTCCCTGGCGCGCGCCGGGTACGTCACGGCCGTCATGAGTTACCGTCTCGCCCCGGCGAACCGGTATCCCTCGTACGTGCAGGACGCCGCGCAGGCGCTGAAGGTCCTGCGCGAGAAGGTGGGCGCGCTGGGCGGCAACCCGCAGAACGTGTTCGTGATGGGCCACTCGGCGGGGGGCTTCAACGCCGTGGAGGTCGTGGACAACGCCCGCTGGCTCGCGGAGGCGGACGTGCCGGTCAGCGCGATCCGCGGCGTGATCGGCGTGGCCGGGCCGTACTCGTACGACTTCCGGCAGTTCTCCAGCGCGAAGGCCTTCCCGGTGGGCGCCACCCCGGACGAGGTCATGCCCGACCGGCACGTGCGCGCCGACGCGCCGCCCCACCTGCTCCTCGTCGCCGAGAACGACGACACGGTCTACCCGCAGAACGCCCTGAACATGGAGGCGGCCCTCAAGGGCGCGGGCGTGCCCGTCACGCGGACCGTGCTGCCGAAACTGAACCACATCACGATCATCGCGGCCATGGCGCGCCCCCTGACGTTCCTGGGCGGCACCCGGCAGGCCGTCATCGACTTCATCGAAGCGCACCGGCTGCCCTGA